A region from the Pelobates fuscus isolate aPelFus1 chromosome 1, aPelFus1.pri, whole genome shotgun sequence genome encodes:
- the LOC134572808 gene encoding P2Y purinoceptor 2-like: MDGPYEDSNLTYACVFDEDFKYILLPVCYGIVFCIGFILNVLALYIFIFRLRPWKTVNVFMFNLALSDLLYVLSLPLLMHYYSKANNWPFSEVLCKLVRFLFYTSLYCSIFFLLCISIYRFLAICYPIRFIQWGQIRYARIVSVIIWVIIVAMQSPILYFVTTSQLEDNTICHDTSDIELFDQFVIFSTVNLSLLFCVPFAIIIICYCYMVYVLIKPKDNISQAGNAKMKSIKMIIIVILVFTTCFLPFHVTRTLYYYFRKINLDCNILNAINVAYKVTRPIASLNSCIDPVLYFLVWRFRLHR, from the coding sequence ATGGATGGCCCATATGAAGACAGTAACCTAACGTATGCATGCGTATTTGATGAAGATTTCAAGTATATTCTTCTGCCTGTGTGCTATGGAATTGTGTTCTGCATTGGTTTCATCCTGAATGTGCTGGCCCTATACATCTTTATATTCCGTTTACGACCATGGAAGACAGTCAACGTATTTATGTTCAATCTTGCACTATCAGACTTGCTTTATGTCTTGTCTCTCCCATTGCTCATGCATTATTATTCCAAAGCGAACAACTGGCCATTTAGCGAGGTTCTCTGCAAACTAGTTCGATTTCTTTTCTACACCAGTCTGTACTGCAGTATTTTCTTCCTCCTTTGTATCAGTATTTACCGATTTCTTGCGATATGTTACCCAATTAGGTTTATTCAATGGGGCCAAATTCGTTATGCAAGAATTGTTTCTGTGATTATCTGGGTCATCATAGTTGCAATGCAGTCTccaattttgtattttgtaacaaCCAGCCAGTTGGAAGACAATACCATTTGTCACGATACCTCAGACATAGAACTGTTTGACCAATTTGTCATCTTCAGCACGGTGAACTTATCTTTGCTTTTCTGTGTTCCCTTCGCCATCATTATCATTTGTTATTGCTACATGGTATATGTCCTCATCAAGCCAaaagataacatatcccaagcaGGTAATGCTAAGATGAAGTCTATTAAAATGATCATCATTGTTATCCTTGTATTTACCACTTGCTTCTTGCCTTTCCATGTGACCCGTACCCTGTACTATTACTTCCGTAAAATCAACCTTGATTGCAATATCTTAAACGCCATCAACGTGGCCTACAAAGTGACAAGACCTATAGCTAGCCTGAATAGTTGTATTGATCCAGTTTTATACTTTTTAGTTTGGAGATTTCGATTACACAGATGA
- the LOC134572836 gene encoding P2Y purinoceptor 2-like — protein MGTPTEANNVTYKCIFQEDFEYVLLPISYGIVFFLGFALNVLALYLFIRTRPWKTINIFMFNLALSDLVYILTLPLLVYYYSRANNWPFSETLCKLVRFLFYTSMYCSILFLLCISIFRFLAICYPMKFISWGRIRYARNMSLGIWVLIIGMQSPILYFVTTSQLEEKIICHDTSSIDLFDQFVIFSTVHLVLLFCVPFTIIIISYCYMVYILIKPNPTIVQTRKMKIKSIKMIITVLLVFVTCFLPFHVNRTLYYYFRKMNLDCRILNTINKAYKVTRPLASLNSCIDPVLYFLIWRFKLNR, from the coding sequence ATGGGTACCCCGACTGAAGCAAATAATGTgacatataaatgtatatttcaaGAAGATTTTGAATATGTGCTTCTTCCCATATCCTatggaattgtattttttttgggCTTTGCACTAAATGTTCTGGCCCTCTACCTCTTCATAAGGACCCGGCCATGGAAGACCATCAACATTTTCATGTTCAATCTTGCATTATCGGACTTGGTTTACATCTTGACCCTCCCTCTGCTTGTGTATTATTATTCTAGAGCAAACAACTGGCCATTTAGCGAGACTCTCTGCAAACTAGTTCGATTTCTTTTTTACACCAGCATGTATTGTAGCATTTTATTCCTTCTTTGCATTAGTATTTTCCGGTTTCTCGCTATCTGTTATCCAATGAAGTTTATCAGTTGGGGTCGTATTCGTTACGCAAGGAATATGTCTCTCGGAATTTGGGTGCTCATCATTGGAATGCAGTCTCCAATATTATATTTTGTAACAACCAGTCAATTAGAAGAAAAAATCATCTGTCACGATACCTCTAGCATTGACCTTTTTGACCAGTTTGTTATCTTCAGTACCGTGCACTTGGTATTACTCTTCTGTGTGCCTTTCACAATCATCATCATTTCTTATTGCTACATGGTGTATATCCTCATTAAGCCAAACCCAACAATTGTACAAACACGTAAAATGAAGATAAAGTCTATCAAAATGATTATCACAGTACTCCTTGTATTTgtcacctgcttcttacctttccACGTGAATCGTACGCTATATTATTACTTTCGTAAAATGAATCTTGATTGCCGTATCTTAAATACCATCAACAAGGCCTACAAAGTGACAAGACCCTTAGCAAGCTTGAACAGTTGCATTGATCCTGTTTTATACTTTCTTATTTGGAGGTTTAAACTAAACAGATGA
- the LOC134585679 gene encoding P2Y purinoceptor 2-like: MGKIIDFMNCTKKLPKIRQRGVLFLLCISIFRFLAICYPMKFISWGRIRYARNLSLIIWVFIIGMQSPILYFVTTSQLEEKIICHDTSSIDLFDQFVIFSTVHLVLLFCVPFTIIIISYCYMVYILIKPNPTIVQTRKMKIKSIKMIIIVLLVFVTCFLPFHVTCTLYYYFRKMNLDCRILNTINKAYKVTRPLVSLNSCIDPVLYFLIWRFKLNR; encoded by the coding sequence ATGGGAAAAATAATAGATTTTATGAATTGTACCAAAAAATTGCCGAAAATTAGACAGAGAGGTGTTTTATTCCTTCTTTGCATTAGTATTTTCCGGTTTCTCGCTATCTGTTATCCAATGAAGTTTATCAGTTGGGGTCGTATTCGTTACGCAAGGAATTTGTCTCTCATAATTTGGGTGTTCATCATTGGAATGCAGTCTCCAATATTATATTTTGTAACAACCAGTCAATTAGAAGAAAAAATCATCTGTCACGATACCTCAAGCATTGACCTTTTTGACCAGTTTGTCATCTTCAGTACTGTGCACTTGGTATTACTCTTCTGTGTGCCTTTCACAATCATCATAATTTCATATTGCTACATGGTGTATATCCTCATTAAGCCAAACCCAACAATTGTACAAACACGTAAAATGAAGATAAAGTCTATCAAAATGATTATCATAGTGCTCCTTGTATTTgtcacctgcttcttacctttccACGTGACTTGTACGCTATATTATTACTTTCGTAAAATGAATCTTGATTGCCGTATCTTAAATACCATCAACAAGGCCTACAAAGTTACAAGACCCTTAGTAAGCTTGAACAGTTGCATTGATCCTGTTTTATACTTTCTTATTTGGAGGTTTAAACTAAACAGATGA